A single region of the Zootoca vivipara chromosome 2, rZooViv1.1, whole genome shotgun sequence genome encodes:
- the LOC118077358 gene encoding keratin, type II cytoskeletal 6A-like isoform X3 encodes MSRQTSVKIQRRGFSNTSAIVPGCSRTSFTSRTVTRGGSCGVGGASFGRVGGGGGFGSRSLCSLGGFKRVAVAGGASSIGYGYGCGGLGSGFGLGGGAGGRYGLVGAGFGGGRGGLGFPVCPPGGIQEVTINQYLLAPLNLEIDPNIQRVRREEGEQIKTLNNKFASFIDKVRFLEQQNKVLETKWTLLQEQGQKTIRNNIEPLFEAYINNLRKELSCLDSNKARLAGELSNMQNLVEEFKHKYEDEINRRTTAENEFVTLKKDVDTAYMNKVELQAKADSFNDELNFLRALYEAELAQMQTQVSDTSVILSMDNNRSLDLDSIIAEVKAQYEDIANRSRVEAQTWYQSKYEELQATAGRHGDDLRNTKQEISELNRQIQKLRIEIDNVKKQCANLQAAIADAEERGELALKDARQKLAGLEDALQRAKQDMAQQLKDYQELLNVKLALDVEIATYRTLLEGEEYRLANDGAGTVNISVVSSTIGRSSGAAVGSGLGYGGCVGLGSGLGAGGSSFSSGSGRGFGGACLGGGSSSSSVKFVSSSQKSYKC; translated from the exons ATGTCTCGCCAAACTTCAGTAAAGATCCAGAGGAGAGGGTTCAGCAACACCTCTGCCATCGTGCCTGGCTGCAGTCGCACCAGCTTCACTTCACGCACTGTAACCAGAGGTGGAAGTTGTGGTGTTGGTGGTGCTAGTTTCGGTAGGgtcggtggtggcggcggctttGGCAGCCGAAGCCTCTGCAGTCTTGGTGGATTTAAAAGGGTCGCAGTGGCTGGTGGTGCTTCCAGCATCGGTTATGGTTATGGTTGTGGTGGCCTTGGCAGTGGATTTGGGCTTGGTGGTGGAGCAGGTGGCAGGTATGGGCTGGTTGGAGCTGGCTTTGGCGGTGGGAGAGGCGGCCTTGGCTTCCCTGTTTGCCCACCTGGCGGGATCCAAGAAGTGACCATCAATCAGTACCTGCTGGCACCTCTCAACTTGGAGATTGACCCCAACATACAGAGAGTCCgcagagaggagggggagcagaTCAAGACGCTCAACAACAAATTTGCATCCTTCATTGATAAG GTGCGTTTCCTTGAACAACAGAACAAAGTTCTGGAAACAAAATGGACTTTGCTTCAGGAGCAGGGCCAGAAAACGATCCGAAACAACATTGAGCCCCTTTTCGAAGCTTACATCAACAATCTGAGGAAAGAGCTGAGCTGCCTGGACAGTAACAAAGCAAGACTGGCTGGAGAACTGAGCAACATGCAGAACCTAGTTGAGGAATTCAAGCACAA ATACGAAGATGAGATCAACAGGCGTACAACTGCAGAAAATGAGTTTGTAACCCTCAAGAAG GATGTGGATACCGCCTACATGAACAAAGTAGAGCTGCAAGCCAAGGCAGATTCCTTCAATGACGAACTCAACTTCCTCAGAGCACTGTATGAAGCG GAACTTGCACAGATGCAGACACAAGTCTCTGACACTTCCGTGATTCTTTCAATGGACAACAACCGCAGCCTGGATCTTGACAGCATCATTGCTGAAGTCAAAGCTCAGTATGAAGACATTGCAAACAGGAGCAGGGTGGAGGCTCAAACTTGGTACCAAAGCAAG TATGAGGAACTCCAGGCTACTGCCGGGAGACATGGTGATGACCTTCGCAACACCAAGCAGGAGATTTCTGAACTCAACCGACAAATACAGAAGCTGCGCATTGAAATTGACAATGTGAAGAAGCAG TGTGCCAATCTTCAGGCAGCCATTGCGGACGCAGAAGAGCGGGGTGAGCTGGCTCTCAAGGATGCAAGGCAAAAGCTTGCTGGGCTTGAGGATGCTCTTCAGAGAGCCAAACAAGACATGGCTCAGCAGCTGAAGGACTACCAGGAACTGCTGAATGTCAAGCTAGCCCTAGATGTTGAGATCGCCACCTACAGGACGCTTCTGGAAGGAGAAGAATACCG CCTGGCTAATGATGGAGCGGGAACAGTGAACATCT CTGTTGTCTCTTCAACCATCGGACGTAGCAGTGGGGCTGCTGTTGGCAGCGGTCTTGGCTATGGAG GCTGTGTGGGCCTTGGGAGTGGACTTGGTGCTGGAGGAAGCAGCTTCAGCTCAGGGAGTGGAAGAGGCTTCGGAGGAGCGTGTctcggaggcggcagcagcagctctagCGTGAAATTTGTTTCCTCTTCTCAAAAATCCTACAAATGCTAA
- the LOC118077358 gene encoding keratin, type II cytoskeletal 5-like isoform X4: protein MSRQTSVKIQRRGFSNTSAIVPGCSRTSFTSRTVTRGGSCGVGGASFGRVGGGGGFGSRSLCSLGGFKRVAVAGGASSIGYGYGCGGLGSGFGLGGGAGGRYGLVGAGFGGGRGGLGFPVCPPGGIQEVTINQYLLAPLNLEIDPNIQRVRREEGEQIKTLNNKFASFIDKVRFLEQQNKVLETKWTLLQEQGQKTIRNNIEPLFEAYINNLRKELSCLDSNKARLAGELSNMQNLVEEFKHKYEDEINRRTTAENEFVTLKKDVDTAYMNKVELQAKADSFNDELNFLRALYEAELAQMQTQVSDTSVILSMDNNRSLDLDSIIAEVKAQYEDIANRSRVEAQTWYQSKYEELQATAGRHGDDLRNTKQEISELNRQIQKLRIEIDNVKKQCANLQAAIADAEERGELALKDARQKLAGLEDALQRAKQDMAQQLKDYQELLNVKLALDVEIATYRTLLEGEEYRLANDGAGTVNICNLSLGGGSGFGVGGGCVGLGSGLGAGGSSFSSGSGRGFGGACLGGGSSSSSVKFVSSSQKSYKC, encoded by the exons ATGTCTCGCCAAACTTCAGTAAAGATCCAGAGGAGAGGGTTCAGCAACACCTCTGCCATCGTGCCTGGCTGCAGTCGCACCAGCTTCACTTCACGCACTGTAACCAGAGGTGGAAGTTGTGGTGTTGGTGGTGCTAGTTTCGGTAGGgtcggtggtggcggcggctttGGCAGCCGAAGCCTCTGCAGTCTTGGTGGATTTAAAAGGGTCGCAGTGGCTGGTGGTGCTTCCAGCATCGGTTATGGTTATGGTTGTGGTGGCCTTGGCAGTGGATTTGGGCTTGGTGGTGGAGCAGGTGGCAGGTATGGGCTGGTTGGAGCTGGCTTTGGCGGTGGGAGAGGCGGCCTTGGCTTCCCTGTTTGCCCACCTGGCGGGATCCAAGAAGTGACCATCAATCAGTACCTGCTGGCACCTCTCAACTTGGAGATTGACCCCAACATACAGAGAGTCCgcagagaggagggggagcagaTCAAGACGCTCAACAACAAATTTGCATCCTTCATTGATAAG GTGCGTTTCCTTGAACAACAGAACAAAGTTCTGGAAACAAAATGGACTTTGCTTCAGGAGCAGGGCCAGAAAACGATCCGAAACAACATTGAGCCCCTTTTCGAAGCTTACATCAACAATCTGAGGAAAGAGCTGAGCTGCCTGGACAGTAACAAAGCAAGACTGGCTGGAGAACTGAGCAACATGCAGAACCTAGTTGAGGAATTCAAGCACAA ATACGAAGATGAGATCAACAGGCGTACAACTGCAGAAAATGAGTTTGTAACCCTCAAGAAG GATGTGGATACCGCCTACATGAACAAAGTAGAGCTGCAAGCCAAGGCAGATTCCTTCAATGACGAACTCAACTTCCTCAGAGCACTGTATGAAGCG GAACTTGCACAGATGCAGACACAAGTCTCTGACACTTCCGTGATTCTTTCAATGGACAACAACCGCAGCCTGGATCTTGACAGCATCATTGCTGAAGTCAAAGCTCAGTATGAAGACATTGCAAACAGGAGCAGGGTGGAGGCTCAAACTTGGTACCAAAGCAAG TATGAGGAACTCCAGGCTACTGCCGGGAGACATGGTGATGACCTTCGCAACACCAAGCAGGAGATTTCTGAACTCAACCGACAAATACAGAAGCTGCGCATTGAAATTGACAATGTGAAGAAGCAG TGTGCCAATCTTCAGGCAGCCATTGCGGACGCAGAAGAGCGGGGTGAGCTGGCTCTCAAGGATGCAAGGCAAAAGCTTGCTGGGCTTGAGGATGCTCTTCAGAGAGCCAAACAAGACATGGCTCAGCAGCTGAAGGACTACCAGGAACTGCTGAATGTCAAGCTAGCCCTAGATGTTGAGATCGCCACCTACAGGACGCTTCTGGAAGGAGAAGAATACCG CCTGGCTAATGATGGAGCGGGAACAGTGAACATCTGTAA CCTCAGCCTGGGAGGAGGAAGCGGTTTTGGAGTAGGAGGAGGCTGTGTGGGCCTTGGGAGTGGACTTGGTGCTGGAGGAAGCAGCTTCAGCTCAGGGAGTGGAAGAGGCTTCGGAGGAGCGTGTctcggaggcggcagcagcagctctagCGTGAAATTTGTTTCCTCTTCTCAAAAATCCTACAAATGCTAA
- the LOC118077358 gene encoding keratin, type II cytoskeletal 5-like isoform X1, protein MSRQTSVKIQRRGFSNTSAIVPGCSRTSFTSRTVTRGGSCGVGGASFGRVGGGGGFGSRSLCSLGGFKRVAVAGGASSIGYGYGCGGLGSGFGLGGGAGGRYGLVGAGFGGGRGGLGFPVCPPGGIQEVTINQYLLAPLNLEIDPNIQRVRREEGEQIKTLNNKFASFIDKVRFLEQQNKVLETKWTLLQEQGQKTIRNNIEPLFEAYINNLRKELSCLDSNKARLAGELSNMQNLVEEFKHKYEDEINRRTTAENEFVTLKKDVDTAYMNKVELQAKADSFNDELNFLRALYEAELAQMQTQVSDTSVILSMDNNRSLDLDSIIAEVKAQYEDIANRSRVEAQTWYQSKYEELQATAGRHGDDLRNTKQEISELNRQIQKLRIEIDNVKKQCANLQAAIADAEERGELALKDARQKLAGLEDALQRAKQDMAQQLKDYQELLNVKLALDVEIATYRTLLEGEEYRLANDGAGTVNISVVSSTIGRSSGAAVGSGLGYGGGCSVGYGGGSSLSLGGGSGFGVGGGCVGLGSGLGAGGSSFSSGSGRGFGGACLGGGSSSSSVKFVSSSQKSYKC, encoded by the exons ATGTCTCGCCAAACTTCAGTAAAGATCCAGAGGAGAGGGTTCAGCAACACCTCTGCCATCGTGCCTGGCTGCAGTCGCACCAGCTTCACTTCACGCACTGTAACCAGAGGTGGAAGTTGTGGTGTTGGTGGTGCTAGTTTCGGTAGGgtcggtggtggcggcggctttGGCAGCCGAAGCCTCTGCAGTCTTGGTGGATTTAAAAGGGTCGCAGTGGCTGGTGGTGCTTCCAGCATCGGTTATGGTTATGGTTGTGGTGGCCTTGGCAGTGGATTTGGGCTTGGTGGTGGAGCAGGTGGCAGGTATGGGCTGGTTGGAGCTGGCTTTGGCGGTGGGAGAGGCGGCCTTGGCTTCCCTGTTTGCCCACCTGGCGGGATCCAAGAAGTGACCATCAATCAGTACCTGCTGGCACCTCTCAACTTGGAGATTGACCCCAACATACAGAGAGTCCgcagagaggagggggagcagaTCAAGACGCTCAACAACAAATTTGCATCCTTCATTGATAAG GTGCGTTTCCTTGAACAACAGAACAAAGTTCTGGAAACAAAATGGACTTTGCTTCAGGAGCAGGGCCAGAAAACGATCCGAAACAACATTGAGCCCCTTTTCGAAGCTTACATCAACAATCTGAGGAAAGAGCTGAGCTGCCTGGACAGTAACAAAGCAAGACTGGCTGGAGAACTGAGCAACATGCAGAACCTAGTTGAGGAATTCAAGCACAA ATACGAAGATGAGATCAACAGGCGTACAACTGCAGAAAATGAGTTTGTAACCCTCAAGAAG GATGTGGATACCGCCTACATGAACAAAGTAGAGCTGCAAGCCAAGGCAGATTCCTTCAATGACGAACTCAACTTCCTCAGAGCACTGTATGAAGCG GAACTTGCACAGATGCAGACACAAGTCTCTGACACTTCCGTGATTCTTTCAATGGACAACAACCGCAGCCTGGATCTTGACAGCATCATTGCTGAAGTCAAAGCTCAGTATGAAGACATTGCAAACAGGAGCAGGGTGGAGGCTCAAACTTGGTACCAAAGCAAG TATGAGGAACTCCAGGCTACTGCCGGGAGACATGGTGATGACCTTCGCAACACCAAGCAGGAGATTTCTGAACTCAACCGACAAATACAGAAGCTGCGCATTGAAATTGACAATGTGAAGAAGCAG TGTGCCAATCTTCAGGCAGCCATTGCGGACGCAGAAGAGCGGGGTGAGCTGGCTCTCAAGGATGCAAGGCAAAAGCTTGCTGGGCTTGAGGATGCTCTTCAGAGAGCCAAACAAGACATGGCTCAGCAGCTGAAGGACTACCAGGAACTGCTGAATGTCAAGCTAGCCCTAGATGTTGAGATCGCCACCTACAGGACGCTTCTGGAAGGAGAAGAATACCG CCTGGCTAATGATGGAGCGGGAACAGTGAACATCT CTGTTGTCTCTTCAACCATCGGACGTAGCAGTGGGGCTGCTGTTGGCAGCGGTCTTGGCTATGGAGGTGGATGCAGCGTTGGCTATGGAGGTGGAAGCAGCCTCAGCCTGGGAGGAGGAAGCGGTTTTGGAGTAGGAGGAGGCTGTGTGGGCCTTGGGAGTGGACTTGGTGCTGGAGGAAGCAGCTTCAGCTCAGGGAGTGGAAGAGGCTTCGGAGGAGCGTGTctcggaggcggcagcagcagctctagCGTGAAATTTGTTTCCTCTTCTCAAAAATCCTACAAATGCTAA
- the LOC118077358 gene encoding keratin, type II cytoskeletal 5-like isoform X2 — protein sequence MSRQTSVKIQRRGFSNTSAIVPGCSRTSFTSRTVTRGGSCGVGGASFGRVGGGGGFGSRSLCSLGGFKRVAVAGGASSIGYGYGCGGLGSGFGLGGGAGGRYGLVGAGFGGGRGGLGFPVCPPGGIQEVTINQYLLAPLNLEIDPNIQRVRREEGEQIKTLNNKFASFIDKVRFLEQQNKVLETKWTLLQEQGQKTIRNNIEPLFEAYINNLRKELSCLDSNKARLAGELSNMQNLVEEFKHKYEDEINRRTTAENEFVTLKKDVDTAYMNKVELQAKADSFNDELNFLRALYEAELAQMQTQVSDTSVILSMDNNRSLDLDSIIAEVKAQYEDIANRSRVEAQTWYQSKYEELQATAGRHGDDLRNTKQEISELNRQIQKLRIEIDNVKKQCANLQAAIADAEERGELALKDARQKLAGLEDALQRAKQDMAQQLKDYQELLNVKLALDVEIATYRTLLEGEEYRLANDGAGTVNICGCSVGYGGGSSLSLGGGSGFGVGGGCVGLGSGLGAGGSSFSSGSGRGFGGACLGGGSSSSSVKFVSSSQKSYKC from the exons ATGTCTCGCCAAACTTCAGTAAAGATCCAGAGGAGAGGGTTCAGCAACACCTCTGCCATCGTGCCTGGCTGCAGTCGCACCAGCTTCACTTCACGCACTGTAACCAGAGGTGGAAGTTGTGGTGTTGGTGGTGCTAGTTTCGGTAGGgtcggtggtggcggcggctttGGCAGCCGAAGCCTCTGCAGTCTTGGTGGATTTAAAAGGGTCGCAGTGGCTGGTGGTGCTTCCAGCATCGGTTATGGTTATGGTTGTGGTGGCCTTGGCAGTGGATTTGGGCTTGGTGGTGGAGCAGGTGGCAGGTATGGGCTGGTTGGAGCTGGCTTTGGCGGTGGGAGAGGCGGCCTTGGCTTCCCTGTTTGCCCACCTGGCGGGATCCAAGAAGTGACCATCAATCAGTACCTGCTGGCACCTCTCAACTTGGAGATTGACCCCAACATACAGAGAGTCCgcagagaggagggggagcagaTCAAGACGCTCAACAACAAATTTGCATCCTTCATTGATAAG GTGCGTTTCCTTGAACAACAGAACAAAGTTCTGGAAACAAAATGGACTTTGCTTCAGGAGCAGGGCCAGAAAACGATCCGAAACAACATTGAGCCCCTTTTCGAAGCTTACATCAACAATCTGAGGAAAGAGCTGAGCTGCCTGGACAGTAACAAAGCAAGACTGGCTGGAGAACTGAGCAACATGCAGAACCTAGTTGAGGAATTCAAGCACAA ATACGAAGATGAGATCAACAGGCGTACAACTGCAGAAAATGAGTTTGTAACCCTCAAGAAG GATGTGGATACCGCCTACATGAACAAAGTAGAGCTGCAAGCCAAGGCAGATTCCTTCAATGACGAACTCAACTTCCTCAGAGCACTGTATGAAGCG GAACTTGCACAGATGCAGACACAAGTCTCTGACACTTCCGTGATTCTTTCAATGGACAACAACCGCAGCCTGGATCTTGACAGCATCATTGCTGAAGTCAAAGCTCAGTATGAAGACATTGCAAACAGGAGCAGGGTGGAGGCTCAAACTTGGTACCAAAGCAAG TATGAGGAACTCCAGGCTACTGCCGGGAGACATGGTGATGACCTTCGCAACACCAAGCAGGAGATTTCTGAACTCAACCGACAAATACAGAAGCTGCGCATTGAAATTGACAATGTGAAGAAGCAG TGTGCCAATCTTCAGGCAGCCATTGCGGACGCAGAAGAGCGGGGTGAGCTGGCTCTCAAGGATGCAAGGCAAAAGCTTGCTGGGCTTGAGGATGCTCTTCAGAGAGCCAAACAAGACATGGCTCAGCAGCTGAAGGACTACCAGGAACTGCTGAATGTCAAGCTAGCCCTAGATGTTGAGATCGCCACCTACAGGACGCTTCTGGAAGGAGAAGAATACCG CCTGGCTAATGATGGAGCGGGAACAGTGAACATCT GTGGATGCAGCGTTGGCTATGGAGGTGGAAGCAGCCTCAGCCTGGGAGGAGGAAGCGGTTTTGGAGTAGGAGGAGGCTGTGTGGGCCTTGGGAGTGGACTTGGTGCTGGAGGAAGCAGCTTCAGCTCAGGGAGTGGAAGAGGCTTCGGAGGAGCGTGTctcggaggcggcagcagcagctctagCGTGAAATTTGTTTCCTCTTCTCAAAAATCCTACAAATGCTAA